Genomic DNA from uncultured Acetobacterium sp.:
CAATCACATCTTTGCCCATGAATAAAACCCAGTTATCAGCCGAACCTGAAGTCTTTGGTTCAAAGACAATTTGAGAATCAGCAGTGCTGTTATCAGGGGTCAGGTTTTCAAGGCTCGCGAAATCCACCGAATAATCTGAACCAATGCCTTTGAATTCGACTCGATAGCCTTTGTTTTTAGCCAGTTTTTTTAAATTTTCGACCGCAATTGCATTATCAACTAAAATAGTAAAAGATACGATGTTATTTTCGATCTCTTTATTTGCCATAATTACTGGAATCGGACAAGTTTGGCCTCGGGCATCAATAATCATAAAGTTCCTCCTAAATAGCTTTTTGCTGTATCTTATTATAACAAAGGCGAATTTTTAAATCAAGAAAGAAGCAAATTAGGGTATAATAGGGAATGAAAGAAAAACATCACCTCGAAACAGAAAAGGAGAAATCTACATGAAACTAATTCCGGTTGAAGATTCTTTGGGTATGTTATTAGCCCATGATATGACAGAAATAATTCCAGGAAAACATAAAAAAGCGGTCTTTAAAAAAGGACATAAGATTGAGAAGGAAGATATAGCAAGATTGTTGACAATGGGAAAAGAGCATATCGGTATCATTGAATACAAGGAAGGCGATATTCATGAAAATGAAGCGGCGATCCGAATGGCCAGAGCTGCCGCCGGTAAGGGCATCACATTAACTGAACCATCAGAAGGAAAGGTCAATCTTATTGCCGGAGATTCAGGCCTGCTAAAGGTCGATTTTGAGACGCTTCTTAAAATAAATTCTATCGATGATTTAATGATCGCAACGCTCCATACTGATCAATTGGTGGACGAAGGAACCATCATCGGGGGAACCCGGATTATTCCCCTTATCACGGAGGAAAAGAATATTATTGAGATGGAAGAACTCTGCAATAAAAATTTTCCGGTTATCCAGGTGTTGCCGCTGCGCAAATTAAATGTTGGAATTGTTACCACTGGTAGCGAAGTATATCATAAACGGATTGAGGATAAATTTGGCCCGGTTATTAGAGAAAAATTCGCGGAACTGGACTGTGAAGTGATCAGACAACTCATCGTTAATGATGAAGCAGAGATGATTTCTGACGCTATTTTCAAACTTATTGATGAAGGGGCCCAGCTTGTTGTCTGTACCGGTGGGATGTCAGTGGATCCTGATGATGTCACACCATTAGGAATCCGCAACACCGGCGCCACAGTGGTAACCTATGGAGCACCGACGCTACCCGGGGCGATGTTTATGCTCGCCTATCAGGGGGAAATCCCGATTGTTGGTTTACCCGGGTGTGTGATGTATGCCAAGCGGACGATTTTTGATCTGGTCATTCCAAGATTATTGGCAGACGAGCGATTAGTCAAGGAAGATATTTTAAGACTGGGACATGGGGGCTTATGCCGAAACTGTGAGATCTGCTCATTTCCGAACTGTGGATTTGGAAAAGGCGGACTTTATTAATAGCAAGTGCATTACTGCCGTAAAAATGCGGGTCTCTGACTGAAAAAAGTGGAAGCGTTTACTTGACAAGTGTGATGTAAAGGTATATCATATGAACATAAACATGTACACACATGACACACAAGTTATGATGATAAGATTTTTTTCAAAGGAAGGGTATTAAAATGCTGGATTTAAAGGTTTTAACACAGGCAGTTGGAGATTTAGAAGAAGAAGATGTTATGGACATACTCAATGATTTCGTCGCTACAAATCCCTCAGAAGCAGAAGCACAGGAAGCAGTTGCAGCATGTCAGGGCGGTATGGCAATTGTCGGTGATCTTTTCGAAAAAGGTGAATATTTTGTTGGCGATCTGATCTTCGCTGGAGAATTATTAACTGAAGCAATTAACGTCTTAAAACCGGTTTTAGGCAGTGATGACTCTGCTGTTGCCGGGACCATCATTTTAGGAACCGTGCATGGCGATTTGCATGATATCGGAAAAAATATCTTTAAAAGTATGTCGGAAGCGGCCGGTTTTGAAGTGGTCGATTTGGGAATCGATGTGGCTCCGGAAATCTTTGTAGAGAAAGCCAAAGCTTGCAATCCCGCAATTATCGGAATGAGCGGTGTTTTAACCCTGGCGATTGACTCAATGAAAGAAACTGTCGACGCATTAAAAGCAGCAGGTATCAATGCTAAGGTGATTATTGGCGGAAATCCGGTTACTAAAGAATCATGCGAGTATGTGGGAGCAGATCAATTTACAACGAACGCAGCAGAAGGCGTAAAAATTTGCCAGGGTTGGGTATAAGCGGTCACTTGTGATCAACAACCCCAGAACGCTGAAAAAATAAATAGAAAAATTAGAGATAAAAGGAAGAGATATAGCTCGGCTTTTTATCTTTTTTTTGTTGGAAATGAGCAGTTCTTTCGAGTGAAAAGAGAACGATTTTTTACCCTAAATTTCTAAGATTTGTAGATATTTGTATATACAGGTCGATATAAGTATGGTATAATTTCGACAAACGATTTCATGAAAATGGGAAGTATTATAGGCTCAAAACACGAGAATTGCTTCTTAACACGGGCGGATATTAGGGCATTGATGTCAGAATTACTTTGATGTGGATGGTATCTCGGGAGCAGCGTTATTGACAAAAAATTACCTAATGACTATATCTTTATGTTAAAAAAATCAATTTAGCAACTTTTGTTCTTCAATTATGAAGAGCAAAGGTCGCTAAACTCAAAATCGTTTAAAATTTGTAAGATTTATATAAATTATACCATTATCAAAAAAAATAATTTAGGTTATAATTATAAGAATACTGAAAATAATAAACTAGAATTCCAGGTGCGATCATTTAAATAAAGCCAGGTTGACCAAACATGGCGGTGGTAATCAATTTGCACCTTTAAGGGAGTGAAACTTAAATTATGAAACAAAGCATTGTAAGATCCATCGAAGGATTATATGAAGATCGAACTCTCGAGCTCGTTCGAATTGCCATTCGCAAAGGCTTTAAACCAATTGATATTTTTAATTGGCTACAAACCGGAATGGAGCGAGTCGGTAAATTATACGAAACCAGTGATTATTTTATTGCAGATTTGATATTTGCCGGGATAATTTTTCAGGAAGTCATGGAATTAGAAGAATTAAAGGAAATTACAAAGGTAACTCCTAAGAATAAAATAGGCAGATTACTGCTTTTTTCAGTATTTGGTGATTGCCATGATATCGGCAAAAATATTTTTGGATCGTTTGCCAGAACGGCTGGGTTTGAACTCATCGATCTGGGGACGGATGTTTCCCTCTATCAGGTTATGGAGGCCATTGAAACAGTCAAACCGGATATTATTGGTTTAAGCGGCATGCAACAGGAGACTATTTATGAAATGCGAGCGGTTGTTTGCGAATTGGTCAACCGGGGAATCCGGGATGATTATCGGGTGATTATCGGAGGCGCTGTGATCGATGAAAAAGCCGGACAAATTGTTGGCGCTGACTTTGCTACAAAAGACGTGATGCAGGGTGTTGAAAAATGCAAATTGTGGATGATCGAAAAAGCAGGTCAAAAAAATAATGATAAATAGACCAAGGTGGTAGAAAAATGGGATCCCCCGAATATTTAAAAATAGTTGATGCAATAAAAAATAGAATAACCAGTGAAGAAATAAAACCGGGTGATGCTATTCAATCAGAAAATCTTCTTTGTGAAGAATTTAATGTCAGTCGAATGACGGTGCGAAAAGGCCTGGCGGTTCTTGTCAATGAGGGCTATATTTATTCCATTCCCGGCAAGGGCAACTATGTGTGTGAACCAAATTTGGACTCGTATACCCTGCATTTTGACGAAATGATGACAACCGAAAAAAAAGGTGAAGAAATCCGACTCATTGAAGTCAATGTGGTCAAACCAAGTTACGAGGTCGGTTTTAATCTGGAAATTCCGGAAAACAAGCATGTCATTGTCGTGAAACGGGTTTTTGTCAGTGATGGCATCGTTAAGGCCTTTGACGTCAAATATATTCCCTATTATCGGGGCATTCCGATTGTTGAAAAAGAAATTCGTTATGCCACATTTCCCGAAATGGTCGCCAAAAAGAACTCGATTTTTGCGATGACTAAGAAACTCAAAATTCGAGCCATGGCAGCAAAAGGCGAAGTCAGTCAAATTCTTGATATTATGGAAGGCGATCCTGTTCTGGTTGTGGAACAGAAGCTTATGGATGAAAAAGATCACCCCATTGGTTGGGGTCTTATGTACTTTACCGGTGATGATTCTGGGTTGGAGGCAATTGCTTCTTTCGATTAGTTATGAATAACTGAGGTATAGGATGAAAGAAAGTATCTTATTAATTGCGTGTGGAATGATTCAGGACGAGATGAGCTTGGCAATGAAGAATACCGGCATCAATTATGATACCATTTGGATGAGTGCAGAACTTCATAACAATCCGGACTTTCTGAAACTGGAACTGCAAAAAGAAATCGACAACCACCAGGAATATGACCTGATTCTGTTGGCCTATGGCAATTGCGGAAAAGCGCTAATCGGTTTGCGAAGTGAGCATACTAAGCTGGCATTGCTCCGTTCGGAAGACTGTATTCATATGCTGCTACATAATAAAAAAGGTCTGAAATCCACCCGCGGTGAAACTTATTTTATTACCAAAGGCTGGATGTTGGGGAGAAAATCCTTAAAAGAAGAATATCATTATGCCATTAATAAATATGGCCCTAAACGCGCCGAAATGATTATGGAAATCATGTTTAAAAACTACAAGTCACTGATGATGATTGATACCGGTGCCTATGATCTGGAAGAGTGGATTCATTGTGCCAGACATTTAAGCCAGGTGCTGAAGCTGGACTTTGTTATCACTCGGGGAGACGTGGAGCTTTTAGAAATGTTCATTTCACTGAACTGGGATCATCGGGTCGCGGTCATCTCACCGGGATGTGAAATTACCATGGATGATTTTGGGGTGGAATGTCTAGTGGCATCATGTGCCAATATGCTATAAAAGATTCAAAATGAACAGTTTTGTAGGAGATGCTGAAAGAGGTGTCTCTTTTTTATTTGGGTAAAACATTGATGGCAGGGCTTATTAAACACACCAGTAGACAGAAAATTTGGAAAGCAGTATAATAATAAGAGCGTTTTATCTGGAGATACAAAGAAAGGACAACCTATGAAACTGGAAGAACTGATAAAAGAATTGAAAATAATAGAAATTAAAAACAATCATCCCGATTGCAACATAGAAAAAATTATCTATAATTCCAAGGAAGCCGTCAGCAACAGCCTTTTTGTCGCTATCGTCGGTTATGTGACTGACGGTCACAAATATATTGACAAGGCCATCAGTCAGGGAGCCTGTGCGGTGGTGCATCAGGATGAGCTGGAAGTGTATCAGCCCGAGGTGATCTATCTGAAAGTCGCCGATTCCCGCCATGCGCTGGGAATATTGGGGAGTTGTTTTTATGGCAAACCCTCGGAGTCGATGGTAGTTACCGGCATTACCGGAACCAATGGCAAAACTTCGCTGACTTACATGCTTAAACATATTTTTGAAACCCAGGGTGAGAAATGTGGTCTGATTGGAACCATCCAGAATCTCATCGGCGATCAGGTGGTTGATAATCGGGGCCGCACCACCCCGGAGTCCCTGGAAGTTCAGGAAATTATCAAAGAAATGAAGGATTCGGGTTGTACCCATTTATTTATGGAAGTCTCGTCCCATGGATTAGCCCTGGATCGGGTCAATGGGGTGGACTTTGATTATGGTATCTTTACTAATTTAACCCAGGATCATCTGGATTATCACAAAACATTTGAAAACTATTTTGAGGCCAAAGCCAAGCTGTTTTATCAGGTAAAAAAAGCCAATATCATCAACGGCGATGATCAGTGGGGTCGGAAGCTGTGCGGAATCTTGAAAGAAAAAACGGCAGTTTCGATGATCACCTATGGTTTAAACCTCGGTAATGACTATCAGGCCAAGGATCTGATCTTTGGTGCCACAGGAACCGAGTTTACCTTGATCACGCCGGCAGCAGAAGAAAAAGTATTTTTAAATATTCCCGGCGAGTTCATGGTTTATAATGCCATGGCCGCCATGATTGCCGCCCTTGAAGAAGAGGTACCGATGGCGGTTATCAAAGCAGCGATGGCGACGATGCCGGGCGTTGAAGGCCGGATGGAGATTCTCAATGTGGATGCGCCTTTTGATGTAATTATCGACTATGCTCATTCTCCGGATTCGCTGGAAAAACTGCTCCAGTCAGTGCGAAAAATATTTGCGGGTCGGATTGTCCTGGTCTTTGGCTGCAATGGCGACCGGGATAAGGAAAAACGGCCGATTATGGGTCGGATTGCTGGCGAATTTGCTGATATGGTAGTGGTGACCTCGGACAACCCCGCCAGTGAAAATCCGATGGATATCATTAACGCGGTGGTGGCAGGGGTTCGGGAAAAAACCGATCAATACGCCACCGTGGAACTCCGCCACGAAGGCATCTATTATGGGGCTACCTTCTGCCGACCGGGCGATGTCCTGGTGCTGGCCGGAAAAGGTCATGAAAAACAGGAAATCATGAAGGATGAAACGCTTTATTATAACGAATGGGACACCGCCAGAGAAGCAGTCGCCCGGTTAAATCTGCAGTCTGAAAGTTAAAAAAGGCAAGAAAAAAGCACCCTTCGGGTGCTCGGGCGAATGCGATTCGCCCCTACAAACTGATGACGGAGAGCGTTGTTTAATAAAATAGTAACGTAACGCATTATCTTGCAGGGGCGAGCATTGCTCGCCCGCAACGGTAATCTTAATAACGCCATTAATGAATATCTTTTAAACCAGACCAATAGTTTATCACCACTCACAAGCACCCAATGGGTGCTTTTATGATTTCAGGGTTAAAACAATGGGGCAGTGGTCTGAGCCAATCACATCATTTAAAATATCAGTGCATTCAACCTGAGGCATAAAATTTTCCGAAACGAAGAAGGAGTCAATCCGCCATCCGGCGTTGTTGGCCCGGGCATTGAAGCGATAGGACCACCAGCTATACTTGATTTCTTCAGGGTGCTGGACCCGCCAGCTGTCGACCATGCCGATACTGAGAAAATCATCAACCCAGGCCCGTTCTTCGGGCAGAAAGCCGGAGCGTTTGGAATTTTCCTTAGGATGCTTTAAATCGATTTCCCGATGGGCGATGTTGATATCCCCGCAGACAATGACGTTTTTACCGGCGGCCAGCAGTTCCTGGACATCATTTTGAAGGCAGCGGTTGAAATCCATTTTAAAATTCAGTCGCTCATCATCTTTCTGACCATTGGGGAAATAGACATTATAGAGAATAAAATCCGGATATTCCATAATAATGGTGCGACCTTCGTTGTTGAAAATGGAGTCAGATAAACCGGTGCGGATGGTCAGGGGTTCTTGTTTGTAATAAACGGCGGTGCCGCTGTAGCCTTTTTTTTCACCCGAGTGAAAATAAGCAGCATAACCCTGGATATTGAGTAAATGATCTTCCAGCTGATGGTCATGAGCTTTTGTTTCCTGAAGGCACAGGATATCCGGCGCTGCTTCTTCAATAAAAGGGAGAAAGCCCTTTTTTTCAACAGCCCGAATGCCATTAACGTTCCACGAGATAATCTTCATATATTGTCCTCCTGTTTAATCAAATTTAATTATTAAAATCGTTTCAGCAGGATTACTCCCCTTTTTCCAGATTTTCGAGCGTTTCCAGCCGATCCATGATCTCTAGCAATTCTTCTTCCAGAACCGCTTTTTCTTCAGCCAGTTCCTGCAAGACGGTGTAATCCTTAGTTATTTCCGCCAGTTTCTGGGTGACAAAATCCAATCGCTGGTCCTTAGCTTCCAGATCAAGGAGCAGGGCCTCCTGTTCCCGTTTTTCTTTATAGGTCAGGCCCGGCTTACGGGTTTTAGGTTTTTCGACGGCGAGCAGTTCGGATTTTTTTATTATTTGATCCGAGTTTTCGCTCTTTGTACCCAATCCAGTCAAGGGATGTTTCTTTATATAATCTGAATAATTACCGGTTTGGGTGGTGATATGGCCTTTGCCGTCAAAGGAAAAAATCTGTTCGCAGGTGCGATCCAGAAAATAACGGTCATGGGAAACAGTTAGCACTGATCCCTGAAACTCATCCAGATAGGCTTCCAGAATGGTCAGGGTGTCAATATCCAGATCGTTGGTGGGTTCATCAAACAGCAGCACATTGGGAGCCATCATTAAGATTCCCAAAAGATAGAGCCGTCGCCGTTCCCCGCCGGAAAGCTCGGAGATGTAAACCCATTGACTGTTTTTATCAAACAGGAAAAGTTCCATCATCTGGGCGGCAGTGACAGTTTCGCCCCGGGAATTCTCCATGACTTCGGCTTTTTCCCGAATGTAATCAATGGCCCGGAGGCTCAGATCCATATCCTCTGATTCCTGAGAAAAGTAACCGAGTTTGACGGTATCACCCAGAGTGATGGTGCCGCCATCCGGCTGCAGTTTTCCGGATAGTAAGTTGAGCAATGTGGATTTGCCATAGCCGTTTTTGCCGATGATGCCAATCCGCTCACTGGGGCCGAGGATCATCGAAAAATCAGCGATGATTTTCTGTGGGCCGAAAGACTTATTCAAATGTTCAATTTCAATCACTTTTTTGCCAAGACGGCTAAATCCCACCGAGATTTCCATCTGGCTTTCGGAAAGATCGGTGGCCCGGTCTTTAATTTCTTCAAACCGCTGAATCCGGGCTTTCTGCTTGGTGGTCCGGGCCCGGGCACCCCGACGAATCCAGGCCAGTTCCCGGCGGTAGAGGTTTTGACGTTTTTCTTCGATGGCGGTTTGGGCTTCGCGACGGTTAGCTTTCTGTTCTAAAAAGTCGGAATAATTGCCGGTATATTCATAGAGGCCACCCTTGTCCAATTCGATGGTTTTGGTCACCACCCGATCCAGAAAATAGCGGTCATGGGTAACCATCAGCAAGGCTCCTTTACGGTTTAACAGGTAATTTTCCAGCCAGGCGATGGTATCATTATCCAGATGATTGGTGGGCTCATCCAGAATCAGGAGATCACAGGGGGTCAGCAGCGCCGAGGCCATAGCCACCCGCTTGCGCTGGCCGCCAGACAGTTGGCCGATCCGTTTATGATAATCGTGAATGCCCAGTTGGGATAGGATTGTTTCCACCTGGGATTTCAGGTTCCAGAGGTTTTCATCATCAATGCGCTGAGATAGGGACATCAGCCGCTTTTGCAATGATGCATCCTCCGGAGAGTCATCCAATGCCGCCAACGTCGCCTCGTAATCCCGGACCAGATTCATTTCTGGTGAATTAGCGGAGAAGACCTGATTGAGCACGGTAGTTTCCGGGTCAAGATCTGGGTCCTGGGGAAGAATTTCCACCCGTCTGGTACCGAAAAATTTGACTTCACCGGCATCGGGGCTATCAAGATCGCCAATAATCTTCAGCATCGAGGTCTTTCCCGAACCATTGACCCCAATCACCCCAATCTTATCGGTATCGGCGATGGAAAAAGAAATATCATTAAAGAGGGTTTTCACCCCATAGGTTTTTTTGAGATTTTCAATACTGGCAATATTCATTGAATCGTCCTTTGTATTTTCATTTTGCTAATATTTTATCATAAATGCGGGGTATCTTGGAAAAACTTTACAAAAAGTCCTGAAAATAGTATCATGTAGTAACGAATTATCGAAACGAAAAAAGGTGGGGTGAACAAAATGATGTTGGGTAAAACCATTTTTATTGCAAAAAGTGCCGATGTTGTGGGAAAAGTAAAATTGGGTAATTTTATCTCAGTTTGGTTTCAGGCGGTTATCCGAGGCGATGTAGACAGCATCACAATCGGCGATCGAACCAATATCCAGGATGGCACCGTGGTGCATGTGGCCCCGGGCTATCCCACAGTCATCGGCGCAGGGGTCAGTATCGGCCACAATGCCATTATTCACGGCTGTGAAATCGGGGACAATGTGTTGATCGGTATGGGTGCGATTATTCTCAACGGCGCAAAAATTGGCGACAACTCCATTGTTGGAGCAGGCTCGTTAGTCACTCAGGGAAAGGTATTTCCACCCAACTCTTTAATTATGGGCAGCCCGGCAAAAACAGTCCGTGAGTTAAAACCTGAAGAAATTCAATCCATTCGGGACAATGCGCAGGAATATCTGGATACCATGAAGGGCTATATGTAAGTTGCAAGAGTAACGTATATTATCATTGAAATAAAAAAAGACCCATTGGGTCTTTTTTAGTTGCTACAATTTAATCGGCTTCAGACGAAACCGCTCCAGTGGTTTGTGTAGGATGGTGACGATAACGACTCCGACAACGCCCTGCAGAGCATTAAAAGGGACGTTAAGCAATGGTCCCATCAAGCTGCCATATAGAATCACTTCGGAAACGTAGTAAACGGCGATCATGGCAATGATGGCTGGAAACAAGAAGAAAAGGATGTTTTTGGCCGGGAAACGTTTCATCAGGTAGCCGAAAATAAAAGCCATCGCCCCTTTGGCAATAAAGGTAGGTAGCACGTAGGCACCGTAACCGCCAAAGTAGTCGGCACTGGCAGAACCAATCCCAGCTGCAATCAGCCCGCCCCATGGTCCTAAAATGTAAGCAGACAGGAGCACTGCGCCATCGCCCAGATGGATATAACCATTGGGAATGGGAATTTTAACAAGAGATGTCATCACAAAGGTGAGTGCCATCATTAACGCGGTGTAGGTGATTTTTTTGGTTTGATCGTTCATCATCTTTCCTCATTTTCTATAAAAAAATACTAAGCCGAGGATTAACTGCTGGCTTAGTATTAGATTATCTCATATTCTGAAA
This window encodes:
- a CDS encoding exodeoxyribonuclease III gives rise to the protein MKIISWNVNGIRAVEKKGFLPFIEEAAPDILCLQETKAHDHQLEDHLLNIQGYAAYFHSGEKKGYSGTAVYYKQEPLTIRTGLSDSIFNNEGRTIIMEYPDFILYNVYFPNGQKDDERLNFKMDFNRCLQNDVQELLAAGKNVIVCGDINIAHREIDLKHPKENSKRSGFLPEERAWVDDFLSIGMVDSWRVQHPEEIKYSWWSYRFNARANNAGWRIDSFFVSENFMPQVECTDILNDVIGSDHCPIVLTLKS
- a CDS encoding GntR family transcriptional regulator, whose product is MGSPEYLKIVDAIKNRITSEEIKPGDAIQSENLLCEEFNVSRMTVRKGLAVLVNEGYIYSIPGKGNYVCEPNLDSYTLHFDEMMTTEKKGEEIRLIEVNVVKPSYEVGFNLEIPENKHVIVVKRVFVSDGIVKAFDVKYIPYYRGIPIVEKEIRYATFPEMVAKKNSIFAMTKKLKIRAMAAKGEVSQILDIMEGDPVLVVEQKLMDEKDHPIGWGLMYFTGDDSGLEAIASFD
- a CDS encoding molybdopterin-binding protein, with the protein product MKLIPVEDSLGMLLAHDMTEIIPGKHKKAVFKKGHKIEKEDIARLLTMGKEHIGIIEYKEGDIHENEAAIRMARAAAGKGITLTEPSEGKVNLIAGDSGLLKVDFETLLKINSIDDLMIATLHTDQLVDEGTIIGGTRIIPLITEEKNIIEMEELCNKNFPVIQVLPLRKLNVGIVTTGSEVYHKRIEDKFGPVIREKFAELDCEVIRQLIVNDEAEMISDAIFKLIDEGAQLVVCTGGMSVDPDDVTPLGIRNTGATVVTYGAPTLPGAMFMLAYQGEIPIVGLPGCVMYAKRTIFDLVIPRLLADERLVKEDILRLGHGGLCRNCEICSFPNCGFGKGGLY
- a CDS encoding gamma carbonic anhydrase family protein; this translates as MMLGKTIFIAKSADVVGKVKLGNFISVWFQAVIRGDVDSITIGDRTNIQDGTVVHVAPGYPTVIGAGVSIGHNAIIHGCEIGDNVLIGMGAIILNGAKIGDNSIVGAGSLVTQGKVFPPNSLIMGSPAKTVRELKPEEIQSIRDNAQEYLDTMKGYM
- a CDS encoding UDP-N-acetylmuramoyl-L-alanyl-D-glutamate--2,6-diaminopimelate ligase, translated to MKLEELIKELKIIEIKNNHPDCNIEKIIYNSKEAVSNSLFVAIVGYVTDGHKYIDKAISQGACAVVHQDELEVYQPEVIYLKVADSRHALGILGSCFYGKPSESMVVTGITGTNGKTSLTYMLKHIFETQGEKCGLIGTIQNLIGDQVVDNRGRTTPESLEVQEIIKEMKDSGCTHLFMEVSSHGLALDRVNGVDFDYGIFTNLTQDHLDYHKTFENYFEAKAKLFYQVKKANIINGDDQWGRKLCGILKEKTAVSMITYGLNLGNDYQAKDLIFGATGTEFTLITPAAEEKVFLNIPGEFMVYNAMAAMIAALEEEVPMAVIKAAMATMPGVEGRMEILNVDAPFDVIIDYAHSPDSLEKLLQSVRKIFAGRIVLVFGCNGDRDKEKRPIMGRIAGEFADMVVVTSDNPASENPMDIINAVVAGVREKTDQYATVELRHEGIYYGATFCRPGDVLVLAGKGHEKQEIMKDETLYYNEWDTAREAVARLNLQSES
- a CDS encoding ECF transporter S component, with protein sequence MMNDQTKKITYTALMMALTFVMTSLVKIPIPNGYIHLGDGAVLLSAYILGPWGGLIAAGIGSASADYFGGYGAYVLPTFIAKGAMAFIFGYLMKRFPAKNILFFLFPAIIAMIAVYYVSEVILYGSLMGPLLNVPFNALQGVVGVVIVTILHKPLERFRLKPIKL
- a CDS encoding cobalamin-dependent protein (Presence of a B(12) (cobalamin)-binding domain implies dependence on cobalamin itself, in one of its several forms, or in some unusual lineages, dependence on a cobalamin-like analog.), whose product is MKQSIVRSIEGLYEDRTLELVRIAIRKGFKPIDIFNWLQTGMERVGKLYETSDYFIADLIFAGIIFQEVMELEELKEITKVTPKNKIGRLLLFSVFGDCHDIGKNIFGSFARTAGFELIDLGTDVSLYQVMEAIETVKPDIIGLSGMQQETIYEMRAVVCELVNRGIRDDYRVIIGGAVIDEKAGQIVGADFATKDVMQGVEKCKLWMIEKAGQKNNDK
- a CDS encoding DUF1638 domain-containing protein, translated to MKESILLIACGMIQDEMSLAMKNTGINYDTIWMSAELHNNPDFLKLELQKEIDNHQEYDLILLAYGNCGKALIGLRSEHTKLALLRSEDCIHMLLHNKKGLKSTRGETYFITKGWMLGRKSLKEEYHYAINKYGPKRAEMIMEIMFKNYKSLMMIDTGAYDLEEWIHCARHLSQVLKLDFVITRGDVELLEMFISLNWDHRVAVISPGCEITMDDFGVECLVASCANML
- a CDS encoding ABC-F family ATP-binding cassette domain-containing protein — translated: MNIASIENLKKTYGVKTLFNDISFSIADTDKIGVIGVNGSGKTSMLKIIGDLDSPDAGEVKFFGTRRVEILPQDPDLDPETTVLNQVFSANSPEMNLVRDYEATLAALDDSPEDASLQKRLMSLSQRIDDENLWNLKSQVETILSQLGIHDYHKRIGQLSGGQRKRVAMASALLTPCDLLILDEPTNHLDNDTIAWLENYLLNRKGALLMVTHDRYFLDRVVTKTIELDKGGLYEYTGNYSDFLEQKANRREAQTAIEEKRQNLYRRELAWIRRGARARTTKQKARIQRFEEIKDRATDLSESQMEISVGFSRLGKKVIEIEHLNKSFGPQKIIADFSMILGPSERIGIIGKNGYGKSTLLNLLSGKLQPDGGTITLGDTVKLGYFSQESEDMDLSLRAIDYIREKAEVMENSRGETVTAAQMMELFLFDKNSQWVYISELSGGERRRLYLLGILMMAPNVLLFDEPTNDLDIDTLTILEAYLDEFQGSVLTVSHDRYFLDRTCEQIFSFDGKGHITTQTGNYSDYIKKHPLTGLGTKSENSDQIIKKSELLAVEKPKTRKPGLTYKEKREQEALLLDLEAKDQRLDFVTQKLAEITKDYTVLQELAEEKAVLEEELLEIMDRLETLENLEKGE
- the yedF gene encoding sulfurtransferase-like selenium metabolism protein YedF, translated to MIIDARGQTCPIPVIMANKEIENNIVSFTILVDNAIAVENLKKLAKNKGYRVEFKGIGSDYSVDFASLENLTPDNSTADSQIVFEPKTSGSADNWVLFMGKDVIGAGDPVLGDSLIKMYFYTLSQGNSLPTAILFMNDGVKLPTVNTQVIEHLEVLVERGCEILVCGACLDFYKLTEQLQVGSISNMFAITEKINAAAKVVTL
- a CDS encoding cobalamin-dependent protein (Presence of a B(12) (cobalamin)-binding domain implies dependence on cobalamin itself, in one of its several forms, or in some unusual lineages, dependence on a cobalamin-like analog.) — translated: MLDLKVLTQAVGDLEEEDVMDILNDFVATNPSEAEAQEAVAACQGGMAIVGDLFEKGEYFVGDLIFAGELLTEAINVLKPVLGSDDSAVAGTIILGTVHGDLHDIGKNIFKSMSEAAGFEVVDLGIDVAPEIFVEKAKACNPAIIGMSGVLTLAIDSMKETVDALKAAGINAKVIIGGNPVTKESCEYVGADQFTTNAAEGVKICQGWV